Within the Garra rufa chromosome 16, GarRuf1.0, whole genome shotgun sequence genome, the region gaCTGCtgttgctgtactttagatcaaataatgcaggcttggtgagcagaagtgacttctttaGAGTCATTATACATCTTGCtgttgaaaaacttttgactggtagttttcTATCCTGTGGATGGTTGAAAGAGCATTGCAGTATGACAGTGTGTGGTCTTCTTTCAGGTCCTGGAAGAGTTCCAGTGAAGTCAAACTCAAAGTGAGTTCACTTTAAATCTGCTTCATGTATCCGGTTTAGTTCAGCCAATTAGATTTGCTTTTCTTCCTCAGTTCTTTTGTCTTGTTGTTCCAGTAGAAATATCTTTTTGTGAAAAGCACACTAGTTTAGTTAGTCACTTTTTCAGGAAACTAGACTTGATGTCTTTATGCATCTCCAGTAAATGTACCTTGATGTAAGaaagtttagatatttgtactggagaACAAGATGAAACCGAGGATGAACATCATAATGTTTATTAACTGCCGTTCTCTTTCACTCAGGAAATTCACCATCAAAGACTTCGACATCGGCCGTCCGCTGGGAAAGGGCAAGTTCGGTAACGTGTATCTGGCGCGAGAGCGAAAGCTGAAGGTGATCGTGGCTCTGAAGGTGCTGTTCAAGTCTCAGATGGAGAAGGAAGGTGTGGAGCATCAGCTGAGGAGAGAAATCGAGATCCAGTCTCATCTCAGGTGTGTTTCAGCTCCTCTTACTTCCTTTAGAAgctcttaaggggagacactgcaggcaaaaactttTCATGCACCTAataagtttgagattttaggctttttggtgtttcataaagcgTTTTTTCAGACTAATGGAAAGGAAACACTTAGAcacttaagtgtttcttttatagcactttatctatttgtgtcagatttcaattacaatacagattttttttttttaaagggcaaaatttgttttttctcctacactgagccataaatctccacttcagcagcacttacacacaactttacatttgtattcctgtctatatcctgaaggtttttacagagggatttgttcatatatagtttgcttgattttattttattcccctaaaaatggtcaaatatagcgtttcctgtctgttctaaggtttttttttttatatatatatatgtgacaaTGACCCtcaattccctctgtaaaaacttgaTTGTCAATAAAATTAAAGGATTAATTAGAATTAAGAatattgaaactgacttcatccagtgtttagatctGTGTACTAAatttatgcaaattagtgcatatttcattaaatgcctcatttgcatatttaaacctaacatttaagaaaaaaagggtaacactttacaataaggttccttagttaacattagttaaccacattagttaacatgaactaacaatgaactgcacttatacagcatttattaatctttgttaatgttaacttcatttactaatacattaaaatcttgttaacattaatgcagtgtgaactaacataaacaataaacaactgtattttgttaactaatgttaatgaagattagaaaatacagtaacaaatgtattatggttggttcatgttagttagtacattaatgtttgactaatgaaccttattgtaaagtgttaacaaaaaatgtttgcaattatcaaagtaatcaatcaactgggtaaataaggtttgtttttattattttttttttttaataaccctattcacctgcagtgtttcgcCTTAATGATCTTGCAGAAACTAAAAACCCCTTTTTCCAGGCATCCGAACATCCTGCGCTTCTACAACTACTTCCACGACGACACTCGTGTGTTCCTGATTCTGGAGTACGCGCCGCGTGGAGAGATGTACAAAGAGCTCCAGCGCTGCGGCCGCTTCGACGATCAGCGCTCCGCCACCGTGAGTGATCCAGACACGTTCAGCTCCGTCTCATCGCTGTCTGTGGCTGATATTGATGCTAGTTTTGTGTGTTTGTAGTACATGGAGGAGCTGGCTGATGCTCTTCAGTACTGCCATGAGAAGAAGGTCATCCACAGAGATATTAAACCTGAGAACCTTCTACTGGGATACAGAGGAGAACTCAAGATCGCAGACTTCGGGTGGTCCGTCCATGCGCCCTCACTCAGGTAACAATCACCCATACTCCTGTTCTCAGTGTTTGTCATGCTTTCCGGTACAGACATCTAAATATTCATATGATAAGACATGAACATGCATGGTAGAGTAATTGAAGAGCAATAAGTGTAGAGTTTTAGAATTAATATTGTAAGGCTGTGCAGttaatcaaaattcagttttgatttcggcttcaaacgattatgaaaatacaataatcaagAAAATTATTGCTCCCGCTTTCActcctctataaaagcccaatttcacgTGCAAATCAGAATCATGTAACTTGCATAAAATGGGGCGtgcttgatttatttatttgattatgtgtttttaaaagcacgaaAGCGAATTtttgctgttctgtgtatgcgttcAGAGA harbors:
- the aurkb gene encoding aurora kinase B, which codes for MQNKENRQPRALQSQVSCVAPFRVGMNPDTHAVTGPGRVPVKSNSKKFTIKDFDIGRPLGKGKFGNVYLARERKLKVIVALKVLFKSQMEKEGVEHQLRREIEIQSHLRHPNILRFYNYFHDDTRVFLILEYAPRGEMYKELQRCGRFDDQRSATYMEELADALQYCHEKKVIHRDIKPENLLLGYRGELKIADFGWSVHAPSLRRRTMCGTLDYLPPEMIEGHTHDEKVDLWCIGVLCYECLVGNPPFETASHTETYKRITKVDLQFPKVVSEGARDLISKLLRHSPSMRLPLRSVMEHPWVKANSRRVLPPVCNPQAVPHH